From the genome of Nicotiana sylvestris chromosome 1, ASM39365v2, whole genome shotgun sequence:
ttttcttctgtTATTTCCATTTTttgcaatttgttaggcttacctagtcgtagagactaggtgccatcacgatagttcacggagggcgaattgggtcgtgatagttttagtccgtaaagggacttaaaagtctacataccttcttttctttacatGGAACCACAACCCCTTCAAGTTGTTCCATGTatatttcttcctccaaatctccattcaAGAAGGCCGTCTTAACgcccatttgatgaatttcaagactatacactgcagctaatgctactaacatctgtatggacgtaattcttgtaactggagagtatgtatcaaagtagtcaagacctcctcattgtctataccctttgactacaagtcttgccttaaatttatcaatagtgtcatcatctttcattttcctcttaaagatccatttagaagtcaaaggtttatttccaggaggaagatcaaccaattctcatgtatggttgttcaatatggattctatttaactattgactgcctctttccaaaataatgattctgaagaagacatagcttctttgaatgtttgaggctcattctccaataagaaagtcacaaaatcttgTCCGAATGAAGTAGAcattctttgacgtttactacgtcttggatcctcccaattaaatgtactttcttttgtttcttcctgaggtcgtttagatctttcaccaatcgactcatattcctttttatacggatatatattttcaaagaactcagcactatctgattctataactgtACTATTATAAATGTCGGGATTTTctaatttatgaaccagaaattgaTATGCTTTAttattggtcgcatatcctataaaaacacaatcaacggttttcggtcctatttttatccttttaggtttaggaacttgtacttTTGCCAAAAaccccccacactttaaaataattcaagttgggcttccttcctttccatttttcataatgaatggattgtgttttgctatggggtaatTGATTTCATATTCGGTTAGCCGTAAGaatggcttccccccacaagttttgTGGCAAACCAGAACATATCAATAAtgtgttcatcatctcctttaatgaatgaTTATTTCTTtctgcaatcccattggattggggcgtgtaaggggccgttgtttgatgaataattccatattctaaacatatttgttcaaaaggagattcatattcaccgcccctatcacttcttatcattttgattttcttgttaagttgcgtttcaacttcatttttgtattgcttgaatgcacctattgcttcatctttactattaagtaagtaaacatagcaatattgagtactatcgtcaataaaagttatgaaatacttctttccaccacgagatggtattgacttcatatcgcaaatatctgtgtgaattaagtctaaaggattttaattactttcaactgacttataaggatgtttaacatacttagattctaCACagatttgacattttgatttgtcatatcaattttggcaatacttccaagttaatcatttttcgcaaatttttataattgacatgacccaaacgtatatgccataattcatttgactcaagtaagtaagacgaagttgaaattttattattattctcaacAACCATTATATTCAGCTTAAAAAGGCTCTCAGTGAGGTAATCTTTTCCTACAAATATttcgttcttacttattacaaccttatcagATACAAAAACACATTTAAAACCATCATTAACAAGAAGTCCAGCAGAGACTAAATTTTTCCTAATCTctggaacatgaaggacgttgttcaaagtcaccacctTTCCAGAAGTCATCTTCAGAAAGAacttcccacatccttcaatcttggtGGTTGtagcatttcccatagaaagaGTCTCTCGGGTCCAATAGGAGCATATGTTGCAAAGGCTTCCCAAACAGCACAAACATgacgagtggctccagaatcaatccaccactccttaggatttcccaccaacttgcattcagaaagcatagcacacaagtcatcaatatcttcatgcttttcaatcatgtttgcttgacccttcttttTGTGTTTCTTCAGAGCACagcactccgtagatttgtgcgcagcttttccacagttgtagcaatttccattgaaccgcttcttgcttgggttgcttTTCAGTCCAGAAGCCTGcttcctctttctcttattttgagaagtatcctCAATAATGTTtcctcccattattgttgagtttccaaggcctctcttttcagcaactttgttgtcctcttctattctcaaccgaaaaatgagatcttcaagggacatctccttgcatttgtgtttcaagtagtttttgaagtccttccacaaaggagaCAACTTTtcaatcatcgctgctacttggaatacttcattgatgacaagaccttcagcaaggagatcgtaaataatcacttgcaattcttggacttgggtaataacagacttgttATCTactattttgtagtccaaaaacttgGCGGTAACGAATTTCTTCAACATATTTagttttgtatttattttcaAGCAcaatccacaattcttttgacgtcttCATGCCACTGTAGACATTATACAAATCGTCCTCCAGCCCGCTAAGAAAATAATTCTTGCACAGAAAATCAGAATgattccacgcctcaatcacgataaagcgttcattctctggagtttcatcgggAAGAACAGGAACATCTTCGTTGATGAACTTCTGCAGACTtaaagtagtcaagtagaagaacatcttttgctgccacTGCTTGAAATCCAACCCGAAATATTTTTCGCATTTCTCCGTCGGTGCCAGCGCCGGTGTTCGTCTTGCTGATACATTGGCAATCACCATTGGAACAGCATGGTTCCCGTTATCATTAGtcatttttgtaaaagaatgac
Proteins encoded in this window:
- the LOC138870058 gene encoding uncharacterized protein produces the protein MTNDNGNHAVPMVIANVSARRTPALAPTEKCEKYFGLDFKQWQQKMFFYLTTLSLQKFINEDVPVLPDETPENERFIVIEAWNHSDFLCKNYFLSGLEDDLYNVYSGMKTSKELWIVLENKYKTKYVEEIRYRQVFGLQNSLVINEVFQVAAMIEKLSPLWKDFKNYLKHKCKEMSLEDLIFRLRIEEDNKVAEKRGLGNSTIMGGNIIEDTSQNKRKRKQASGLKSNPSKKRFNGNCYNCGKAAHKSTECCALKKHKKKGQANMIEKHEDIDDLCAMLSECKLVGNPKEWWIDSGATRHVCAVWEAFATYAPIGPERLFLWEMLQPPRLKDVGSSF